In Desulfovibrio sp. 86, the following proteins share a genomic window:
- the gap gene encoding type I glyceraldehyde-3-phosphate dehydrogenase — protein sequence MSKIRIGINGFGRIGRQVFRALHKSYRDRVEVVAINDLFDAETNFHLLEYDSVYGRAYLDAKIDGAEVTVGDWKVHCFAERDPKQLAWGQYGVDIVVESTGIFRKASQCSVHIENGAKKVIITAPAKEEDITIVMGVNHQDYDPAKHHIVSNASCTTNCLAPVALVLQNEFGIQIGNMTTIHSYTNDQRILDMAHKDPRRARAAACNIIPTSTGAAQAVAKVIPALKGKFSGYSLRVPTPTVSVVDFSGILEKETDTETLLGKLKDASETYLKGILEYNDKPLVSMDFKGNPASSILEASYTTVQEGKMVKVVAWYDNEWGYSCRVCDLACLMAEKGI from the coding sequence ATGAGCAAAATCAGAATAGGCATCAACGGCTTTGGCCGCATCGGCAGGCAGGTTTTCCGCGCCCTGCACAAGAGCTACCGCGACCGCGTGGAAGTGGTGGCCATCAACGACCTTTTCGACGCTGAAACCAACTTTCACCTGCTGGAATACGACTCGGTTTACGGGCGCGCCTATCTGGACGCCAAGATCGACGGCGCCGAAGTGACCGTGGGCGACTGGAAGGTGCACTGCTTCGCCGAGCGCGACCCCAAGCAGCTTGCCTGGGGCCAATACGGCGTGGACATTGTGGTGGAAAGCACGGGCATTTTCCGCAAGGCTTCCCAGTGCTCCGTCCACATTGAGAACGGGGCCAAAAAGGTCATCATCACTGCCCCGGCCAAGGAAGAAGACATCACCATCGTCATGGGCGTCAACCATCAGGACTACGATCCGGCCAAACACCACATCGTGTCCAACGCCTCGTGCACGACCAACTGCCTTGCCCCTGTGGCCCTGGTGCTGCAGAACGAATTCGGCATCCAGATCGGCAACATGACCACCATCCACTCCTACACCAACGACCAGCGCATCCTGGACATGGCCCACAAGGACCCCCGCCGTGCCCGCGCCGCCGCGTGCAATATCATTCCCACGTCCACCGGTGCGGCGCAGGCCGTGGCCAAGGTCATTCCCGCGCTCAAGGGCAAATTCAGCGGCTACTCGCTGCGTGTGCCCACGCCCACCGTGTCTGTGGTGGACTTCAGCGGCATCCTTGAAAAGGAAACCGACACCGAAACCCTGCTGGGCAAACTCAAGGACGCCTCGGAGACCTACCTCAAGGGCATTCTTGAATACAATGACAAGCCATTGGTTTCCATGGACTTTAAAGGAAATCCCGCTTCTTCCATCCTTGAGGCTTCCTACACCACGGTGCAGGAAGGCAAGATGGTCAAGGTGGTGGCATGGTACGACAACGAGTGGGGCTACTCCTGCCGCGTTTGCGACCTGGCCTGCCTCATGGCAGAAAAGGGCATCTAG
- a CDS encoding GAF domain-containing protein — protein MAQDYFRALRDVALVINSSLEPKDVLHKITEQTAVTMGCKASTIRLLDSTGRFLLPSAAYGLSGTYLRKGPVEVKRSGMDGEVLAGKTIHLKDATADGRFQYPDSARAEGLVSVLSAPLMVDGKAIGLIRVYSAQEREFTADEQTFMEAVAAISALAIENSRLHEALRNNYELMTKHAYPVYED, from the coding sequence CTATTTTCGCGCTCTCAGAGATGTTGCGCTGGTCATCAACTCCAGCCTTGAGCCCAAGGATGTCCTGCACAAAATAACCGAACAGACAGCCGTCACCATGGGCTGCAAGGCCAGCACCATCCGCCTGCTGGACAGCACTGGCCGCTTTTTGCTGCCCAGCGCCGCCTACGGCCTTTCCGGCACCTACCTGCGCAAGGGGCCGGTGGAAGTGAAGCGCAGCGGCATGGACGGCGAAGTGCTTGCCGGCAAGACCATCCACCTCAAGGACGCCACCGCCGACGGACGCTTTCAGTATCCCGATTCGGCCAGGGCGGAAGGCCTCGTTTCCGTTCTGTCCGCCCCGCTGATGGTGGACGGCAAGGCCATTGGCCTTATCCGCGTCTATTCCGCCCAAGAACGTGAATTCACGGCCGACGAACAGACCTTTATGGAAGCCGTGGCCGCCATCTCGGCCCTGGCCATTGAAAATTCGCGCCTGCATGAGGCGCTGCGCAACAATTACGAACTGATGACCAAGCACGCGTACCCGGTCTACGAAGACTAA